The nucleotide sequence CTGATCCTGACTTACGAGTCAGACTCGTCTGAGCCGGACTCTGCCTGCTGTCTGGTCTGCTCAGCCTTCCACCTCCTGTATCtatccaccagctctgtcaggtatGACGTCTTCTTGGCGTGACGCACAATCAGCTTGTGTTTCAACAGCTCTTTGGCAGTGGgcctctgcagagagagagagggggaaaggggaagGAGGAAAGCGGAAGGGATGAGAAGGAAGCAAGGTGAGGAgtggagagacaggacaggatagagagagggtaaaACTACGCAGGCACGGACGCACAAATTACCTCCAAATGCTCTCTGATATTGCCAGGCCAGCGAATGGAAGTAAAACCAGTTGAAACCAGTTAGGTTTGGGGTTTAAACGTGTTTCCTAACAGAGCACTTCAAAGGGAAGTAAAACCAGTTGAAACCAGTTAGGTTTGGGGTTTAAACGTGTTTCCTAACAGAGCACTTCAAAGGGAAGTAAAACCAGTTGAAACCAGTTAGGTTTGGGGTTTAAACGTGTTTCCCTAACAGAGCACTTCAAAGGGAAGTAAAACCAGTTGAAACCAGTTAGGTTTGGGGTTTAAACGTGTTTCCTAACAGAGCACTTCAAAGGGAAGTAAAACCAGTTGAAACCAGTTAGGTTTGGGGTTTAAACGTGTTTCCTAACAGAGCACTTCAAAGGGAAGTAAAACCAGTTGAAACCAGTTAGGTTTGGGGTTTAAACGTGTTTCCTAACAGAGCACTTCAAAGGGAAGTAAAACCAGTTGAAACCAGTTAGGTTTGGGGTTTAAACGTGGTTCCTAACAGAGCACTTCAAAGGGAAGTAAAACCAGTTGAAACCAGTTGAAACCAGTTAGGTTTGGGGTTTAAACGTGTTTCCTAACAGAGCACTTCAAAGGGAAGTAAAACCAGTTGAAACCAGTTAGGTTTGGGGTTTAAATGTGTTTCCTAACAGAGCACTTCAAAGGGAAGTAAAACCAGTTGAAACCAGTTAGGTTTGGGGTTTAAACGTGTTTCCTAACAGAGCACTTCAAAGGGAAGTAAAAACCAGTTGAAACCAGTTGAAACCAGTTAGGTTTGGGGTTTAAACGTGAACACTTCTGAAGCCTAACTCTAAAGGAATACTTACGAAGCTTGGCTCCTTGTTTAGGCAGGCCTCCACAAACTCCTTGAGGGGCTTGCTGTAGTTCCCCTCCAGGGTAGGAGGGGTGTTCTTTGGGATAAGGAACAGCACTTTCATCGGGTGTAGCTCAGAGTGCGGGGGTTCTCCTTTAGCCAGCTCTATACATGTTATACCCAGAGACCAGATGTCTGCCTGCAACacagaggggacagggagagagatgtttccaCCTTCGGACCATCCAAAATTACACCCTACTGTTTAtattttgaccagagtcctatgggctagtgtactatatagggaatagggtgccgatTCAGATGTAGACCTTGTGTGGCATTTGGGATAACGTCTTTGTTGTCATTATAAACAGAACTTCCTGTATGACCCCTGAGTCGTAGGCTgactaacctctgacctctcaccATAGAGTCGTAGACTgactaacctctgacctctcaccATAGAGTCGTAGGCTgactaacctctgacctctcaccATTGAGTCGTAGGCTgactaacctctgacctctcaccATTGAGTCGTACGCTGACTAATCTCTGACCTCTCACCATAGAGTCGTTGGCTGActgtaacctctgacctctcaccATAGAGTCGTAGGCTgactaacctctgacctctcaccATAGAGTCGTAGGCTGACTAATCTCTGACCTATCACCATAGAGTCGTTGGCTGActgtaacctctgacctctcaccATAGAGTCGTAGGCTgactaacctctgacctctcaccATAGAGTCGTAAACTGACTAATCTCTGACCTCTCACCATAGAGTCTTGGCTgactaacctctgacctctcaccATAGAGTCGTAAACTGACTAATCTCTGACCTCTCACCATAGAGTCGTAGGCTGACTGTAACCTTCGACCTCTCACCTTACAGTCGTAGCCTgactaacctctgacctctcaccATAGAGTCGTAGGCTgactaacctctgacctctcaccATAGAGTCGTAGGCTgactaacctctgacctctcaccATAGAGTCGTAGGCTGACTGTAACCTTCGACCTCTCACCTTACAGTCGTAGGCTGACTGCTTGATGACCTCTGGAGCCATCCAGAAGGGCGTGCCAACGAAGGTGCTGCGTTTGAGCTGGGTGTCTGTTAGCTGTCCTGCCACCCCAAAGTCTGCCAGCTTTACCTCCCCACGCTCCGACAGCAGGACGTTGGCAgctgagggagagatgagaggatcaTAATGAAGCCAGGGGTAGGACCGAccaggactcaaacccagaatggaACTAGGGGGTAGGACCGAccaggactcaaacccagaatggaACTAGGGGGTAGGACCGAccaggactcaaacccagaatggaACTAGGGGTAGGACCGAccaggactcaaacccagaatggaACTAGGGGGTAGGACCGAccaggactcaaacccagaatggaACTAGGGGGTAGGACCGAccaggactcaaacccagaatggaACTAGGGGGTAGGACCGAccaggactcaaacccagaatggaACTAGGGGGTAGGACCGAccaggactcaaacccagaatggaACTAGGGGGTAGGACCGAccaggactcaaacccagaatggaACCAAGGGGTAGGACCGAccaggactcaaacccagaatggaACTAGGGGGTAGGACCGAccaggactcaaacccagaatggaACTAGGGGTAGGACCGAccaggactcaaacccagaatggaACTAGGGGGTAGGACCGAccaggactcaaacccagaatggaACTAGGGGTAGGACCGAccaggactcaaacccagaatggaACTAGGGGTAGGACCGAccaggactcaaacccagaatggaACTAGGGGTAGGACCGAccaggactcaaacccagaatggaACTAGGGGTAGGACCGAccaggactcaaacccagaatggaACTAGGGGTAGGACCGAccaggactcaaacccagaatggaACTAGGGGAAGGACCGAccaggactcaaacccagaatggaACTAGGGGTAGGACCGAccaggactcaaacccagaatggaACTAGGGGTAGGACCGAccaggactcaaacccagaatggaACTAGGGGTAGGCCCGACCAGGACTCAAACCAGAATGGAACTAGGGGAAGGCCCGAccaggactcaaacccagaatggaACTAGGAATGGAACTAGGGGACCGAccaggactcaaacccagaatggaACTAGGGGTAGGACCGAccaggactcaaacccagaatggaACTAGGGGTAGGACCGAccaggactcaaacccagaatggaACCAAGGGGTAGGACCGAccaggactcaaacccagaatggaACTAGGGGGGTAGGACCGAccaggactcaaacccagaatggaACTAGGGGGTAGGACCGAccaggactcaaacc is from Oncorhynchus nerka isolate Pitt River unplaced genomic scaffold, Oner_Uvic_2.0 unplaced_scaffold_1765, whole genome shotgun sequence and encodes:
- the LOC135567900 gene encoding serine/threonine-protein kinase 24-like isoform X2, with protein sequence MEYLGGGSALDLLEPGLLDETQIATILREILKGLEYLHGEKKIHRDIKAANVLLSERGEVKLADFGVAGQLTDTQLKRSTFVGTPFWMAPEVIKQSAYDCKADIWSLGITCIELAKGEPPHSELHPMKVLFLIPKNTPPTLEGNYSKPLKEFVEACLNKEPSFRPTAKELLKHKLIVRHAKKTSYLTELVDRYRRWKAEQTRQQAESGSDESDSEQDGQASGGNNFGSDDWIFTIREKDPKKLQNGGEGQEVESGDISGRLFSTIISPSLAELKQRQEAVNGNPMALDELREAILLAEEAYPGISDSLVTQLVNRLQRFSSGRKSSCSSP